The Hyperthermus butylicus DSM 5456 genome includes a region encoding these proteins:
- a CDS encoding 60S ribosomal export protein NMD3, producing MCIRCGRDVAVLVDGRLCPDCYLELYGLGRLPQKLVVTICPRCGSYRFQGRWYPPPGDGGIEDVVLLIAQASFKPAEHVEYYRVESVEVDYENERAILVVTGKLRGIQGEHRVTYTVALETKKQLCPACFQRAAGTPAAIVQIRGYDGRLSEEDRVAVEDMVQTMPGVVDAIISVEELREGIDYKMLDANLARHLAAKMRSQMAAMVKESHKVVGRRSDGKRFSRLTLSVRLPFFREGSLVDYNGSLAIVERIANGYVHIRRLGTRRQHRLTVEEAWKKLKKPDIEEHPVIVAAVELGWIHIQYLDGAYNYEELPRSRVKIEGRIEIGGEARLLQYNNTYYLLPKTKH from the coding sequence ATGTGTATACGCTGTGGCCGCGACGTAGCGGTACTGGTTGATGGAAGGCTCTGTCCTGACTGTTACCTGGAGCTATACGGTCTCGGCAGGCTGCCTCAGAAGCTAGTAGTAACCATTTGCCCCCGCTGTGGCAGCTACCGGTTCCAGGGCCGCTGGTACCCCCCGCCGGGCGACGGCGGCATAGAGGACGTGGTGTTGCTCATAGCTCAGGCCAGTTTCAAGCCGGCAGAGCACGTCGAGTACTACCGCGTCGAGAGCGTTGAGGTAGACTATGAGAACGAGCGGGCAATATTAGTCGTCACCGGCAAGCTGCGCGGCATACAAGGGGAGCATCGGGTAACATATACTGTAGCTCTCGAGACGAAGAAGCAGCTGTGCCCAGCGTGCTTCCAGCGTGCGGCTGGGACGCCAGCGGCAATAGTCCAGATACGAGGCTACGATGGAAGACTAAGCGAGGAGGACCGAGTAGCGGTAGAGGACATGGTGCAGACAATGCCAGGTGTGGTAGACGCGATAATCTCTGTTGAGGAGCTGAGGGAGGGTATAGACTATAAGATGTTGGATGCAAACCTTGCAAGGCACCTAGCGGCAAAGATGAGGAGCCAGATGGCAGCAATGGTCAAGGAGAGCCACAAGGTCGTCGGCAGGAGGAGCGACGGCAAACGATTCTCGCGGCTCACGCTATCCGTACGGCTCCCATTCTTCAGGGAGGGAAGCCTCGTAGATTACAACGGATCACTAGCAATAGTGGAGCGCATAGCAAACGGCTATGTACACATACGCAGGCTCGGCACCCGACGCCAGCACCGGCTAACAGTGGAAGAGGCATGGAAGAAGCTGAAAAAGCCAGATATAGAAGAACACCCCGTCATAGTAGCAGCCGTGGAGCTCGGCTGGATACACATACAGTATCTTGACGGAGCATACAACTACGAGGAACTCCCAAGGTCAAGGGTAAAGATAGAGGGTAGGATAGAGATCGGAGGTGAGGCTAGGCTACTGCAGTACAATAACACCTACTACCTGCTCCCCAAGACAAAACACTAG
- a CDS encoding amidohydrolase, producing MSCPVLVTARRIYVGFKPTRLVEAIVAVNGLVVYAGSRNDAERIARGLAVAVGCSRPRVLEFTDSYALPGFVDAHLHLRGVGAKLYGIDLSDVRSIEEFKAVVAREVARFESWIIGRGWDQERMGAWPTRYDLDEVVPDKPVVLMRICGHAAVLNTVALKELGFLGRRSPDIDVGCDGEPTGLVFEKAAEEAYREAVRKLDQVKLILEAARHVLSYGVTLVGDMGVDSEEIYGLVRARFMGLLPLRVRIYLSQSLFEQLERAGVIPIFGDTFLAVKGVKMFMDGSLGARTAWLREPYSDASETRGRSLAGWRDVARLAEAAKRWGADVAVHAIGDAALAEALHGMEAARCRCRIEHASLAPPDLLSVAARLGVRIAVQPRFLVSDTWAADRLGVERVRWLYPFKTMISMGIQVGFSSDAPVEPVNPFEGIYAAATRGAVAGYTRDEALDVETGLHLYTAGSAAILGDRRAGCLEPGCYADIAVVDHDPLEVSVEELPGIRFEASIVGGELVWSR from the coding sequence TTGTCTTGCCCTGTACTTGTTACTGCTAGGAGGATCTATGTAGGGTTTAAGCCTACGAGGCTTGTGGAGGCTATTGTCGCGGTTAACGGGCTCGTAGTCTACGCGGGGTCTAGGAACGATGCCGAACGGATTGCGCGTGGGCTCGCTGTGGCTGTTGGATGTAGCCGTCCACGGGTGCTAGAGTTCACTGACTCGTACGCGCTGCCGGGCTTCGTTGATGCTCATTTGCACTTGCGAGGCGTGGGGGCTAAGCTCTATGGTATCGACCTCTCCGATGTGAGGAGCATTGAGGAGTTCAAGGCTGTTGTTGCAAGGGAGGTTGCGCGGTTTGAGTCATGGATTATTGGACGTGGCTGGGACCAGGAGAGAATGGGGGCATGGCCCACCCGCTATGACCTGGACGAGGTTGTACCAGATAAACCCGTCGTGCTGATGAGGATTTGTGGCCACGCAGCCGTGCTCAACACTGTTGCCCTCAAGGAGCTTGGGTTCCTCGGGCGGAGGAGCCCGGACATCGACGTTGGCTGCGACGGTGAGCCTACAGGCCTAGTCTTCGAGAAGGCTGCTGAGGAGGCCTATAGGGAGGCTGTACGTAAGCTCGACCAGGTTAAGCTGATACTTGAGGCTGCGAGGCACGTGTTGTCCTACGGGGTTACCCTTGTCGGTGATATGGGTGTTGACAGCGAGGAGATTTACGGGCTTGTGAGGGCTAGGTTTATGGGCTTGCTGCCGCTGCGTGTCCGCATCTATCTCTCCCAGAGCCTCTTCGAGCAACTGGAGCGGGCTGGTGTTATCCCAATTTTTGGCGATACGTTTCTCGCTGTGAAGGGCGTCAAGATGTTTATGGATGGGAGCCTAGGCGCTAGGACTGCTTGGCTAAGGGAGCCCTATAGCGATGCATCGGAGACCAGGGGTAGGAGCCTAGCAGGCTGGAGGGACGTCGCGAGGCTCGCGGAGGCTGCGAAGCGGTGGGGCGCCGATGTAGCAGTCCACGCTATAGGTGATGCGGCTCTCGCGGAGGCTCTCCATGGCATGGAGGCTGCCAGGTGTCGCTGTAGGATAGAGCATGCGAGTCTCGCGCCTCCAGACCTGCTGAGTGTTGCTGCAAGGCTGGGGGTTAGGATTGCTGTTCAGCCACGGTTCCTAGTTAGTGACACATGGGCGGCAGACCGGCTTGGTGTTGAGAGGGTTCGATGGCTCTACCCGTTCAAGACAATGATATCCATGGGTATACAAGTGGGCTTCTCTAGCGACGCGCCTGTAGAGCCCGTGAACCCGTTCGAAGGCATCTACGCCGCGGCTACCCGCGGCGCGGTAGCAGGCTATACCCGGGATGAGGCGTTGGATGTGGAGACTGGACTCCACCTCTACACAGCTGGCTCCGCCGCGATACTTGGCGACCGGAGGGCGGGTTGCCTCGAGCCGGGCTGCTACGCGGACATAGCCGTGGTCGACCATGACCCGTTGGAGGTTAGTGTCGAGGAGCTACCGGGGATAAGGTTCGAAGCGAGTATTGTTGGCGGGGAGCTTGTGTGGAGCCGGTAA
- a CDS encoding triphosphoribosyl-dephospho-CoA synthase encodes MEPVTACHQQAYACAEAVVIDAAVTRPGLTSFSRPRSDLDPLAFAALAPRAYEACLCSCLRSTAKDHTGWLGCWLDAIESLTAAEWGNPGMGMLFLLSLQAAALGYTVEKLGSDDDMHVMGAAQLLVEQAGVEGAKAFYRALQLVAPSYLGRLSWNGLPDATTGRLALAELWEKQVTLRELLAAASLYDPVARDAATGFSLSFGEIIPLLLEHADDLATGVRRATYYIAGFHGDFLLRRKRGGFLGELWRRAYMGDQAAEEELYRLLEGAAGPGSSADVVANAVARLLYLAEAGRITVRLYPP; translated from the coding sequence GTGGAGCCGGTAACGGCGTGCCACCAGCAGGCATATGCTTGCGCCGAAGCCGTTGTCATTGATGCTGCTGTGACACGACCAGGGCTCACTAGCTTCTCTAGGCCGCGGAGCGACCTCGATCCGCTAGCATTCGCTGCCCTGGCGCCGAGAGCTTATGAGGCCTGTCTCTGTAGCTGCCTGAGGAGCACTGCGAAAGACCATACCGGCTGGCTTGGCTGCTGGCTAGACGCCATAGAGTCTCTCACCGCTGCCGAGTGGGGCAACCCCGGAATGGGCATGCTGTTCCTCTTGTCGCTACAAGCCGCCGCGCTCGGCTACACGGTGGAGAAGCTTGGCAGCGACGACGACATGCATGTTATGGGGGCCGCCCAGCTCCTCGTAGAACAGGCAGGGGTAGAGGGTGCCAAGGCTTTCTACAGGGCGCTGCAACTCGTAGCGCCAAGTTACCTTGGTAGGTTATCGTGGAACGGGCTACCAGACGCCACAACGGGAAGACTTGCACTGGCAGAGCTGTGGGAGAAGCAGGTCACACTACGCGAACTGCTTGCCGCCGCCTCTCTCTATGACCCCGTAGCCCGCGATGCCGCTACTGGTTTCTCGCTCAGCTTCGGCGAGATCATACCACTACTACTAGAGCACGCTGATGACCTAGCAACGGGTGTTAGGAGGGCCACGTACTATATTGCCGGGTTCCACGGCGACTTCCTCCTGAGAAGAAAACGTGGGGGCTTCCTCGGAGAGCTGTGGCGCCGCGCATACATGGGTGACCAGGCTGCCGAGGAGGAGCTGTACCGACTGCTAGAGGGGGCAGCGGGGCCAGGCTCCTCGGCCGACGTGGTAGCTAATGCTGTGGCAAGGCTCCTCTACCTCGCCGAGGCTGGGAGGATTACTGTCCGCCTCTACCCGCCCTAG
- a CDS encoding DEAD/DEAH box helicase, which translates to MARHGRIASLLRSLGYEVLVWEEPPEEPEQSDKTFSDIVPRLSGHEKARLKLYRHQLEAIEALEQGRNVILTARTGSGKTEAWALAALRHGWRVLAVYPTLALAADQIRRLEEYYRAAGYRDAVVRIDRPSIEKRGRRGDELLRQLSKAMVVVTNPAFLLAEMKRLAMHPNRALLEDFLTSVDLMVFDELDFYGPRGAHLLLAIVELVSKHLASKSPRVVVLSATLGNPGELAKLLTDITGRDTSIIEGKPFKTRNRTIIVLGKGFEALRDYVRAYASVIASRAPWILDIVGDDEEFREHMYEIYEALEAIGLRPPRPGMDPVEILQAVLDASEPGRVTLVFTRSIRMAERLYRSLLERLPPGKRGLVGIHHHLVSKEKREQLEAAAREGRVALIITVRTLAQGIDIGTVYRVVHVGLPADLREYMQREGRKGRRKELGVTESIVIPSGLWDRKLLETGSSALREWLGLPLEKLYINPSNAYATIFKAMWRLLRGLELSSDEEKLLRKFGFVEEYTTALGERRLTLSKRGKAFWNDIGFYEHGPPYGYRKVLVRGDREIVLRGEEASLRDVVEKYQPGAFDPMTEALVVRVEPREYRVYEEPVEDAVAGHEWLARAAARYEDIKKAWGEAPRLADDIRYGRVTAAIVLNVSAPTSGFGELVEEPIEVEWLVESARPRLSRTPNGVRVYHEVASIELNAPVAGRYRDYTYGYVFEAPGTLRAEDLRLGLALLIVYLRLDERYSIPLGLLRYRVVSAGPIKLVHLWEREAAGLLDKLDWLEVAENVERYELPGIALPLIAAVDPVSALRIMRGEVSLESAKRLAAQVARVIAGSEVLRAGEVVVEYPRPSRSHGITSIAAVYETIDSSAGSAVVAAVASFDGEEPRIDVIKGRVSLDSASEIAHRVLAHIDRALSQGMTIYYYGREQRDLLIECLREATWV; encoded by the coding sequence TTGGCAAGGCATGGAAGGATTGCATCGCTGCTAAGGAGCCTGGGCTACGAGGTTCTCGTGTGGGAGGAGCCTCCCGAGGAGCCCGAGCAGTCCGACAAGACTTTCTCGGATATAGTCCCGCGACTCTCCGGTCATGAAAAGGCCAGGCTGAAACTCTACCGCCACCAGCTAGAGGCCATAGAGGCTCTCGAGCAGGGTAGGAACGTAATACTAACGGCACGCACGGGTTCCGGAAAAACGGAGGCGTGGGCTCTCGCAGCCCTCCGCCACGGCTGGAGAGTGCTCGCCGTCTACCCTACCCTGGCACTTGCAGCTGACCAGATAAGGAGGCTCGAAGAATACTATCGCGCCGCCGGCTACCGGGATGCGGTAGTGCGTATTGATAGGCCTAGTATCGAGAAGCGGGGGCGACGCGGCGACGAGCTGCTACGCCAGCTCTCCAAGGCTATGGTTGTAGTTACAAACCCAGCATTCCTCCTCGCGGAGATGAAGAGGCTAGCTATGCACCCTAACCGCGCCCTCCTAGAGGACTTCCTTACGTCGGTAGACCTCATGGTTTTCGACGAGCTAGACTTCTATGGGCCCCGCGGTGCTCATCTCCTCCTAGCGATAGTGGAGCTGGTCTCAAAGCACTTAGCTTCCAAGTCTCCCCGAGTAGTAGTGCTCTCAGCTACCCTAGGCAACCCTGGCGAGTTGGCGAAACTCCTCACGGACATTACGGGTAGGGATACAAGCATCATAGAGGGTAAGCCGTTCAAGACACGGAATAGGACCATAATAGTCCTAGGTAAGGGGTTCGAGGCGCTACGGGACTATGTGAGGGCTTACGCGTCAGTCATAGCCTCTAGGGCTCCATGGATACTAGACATTGTGGGGGACGACGAAGAGTTTAGGGAGCACATGTACGAGATATACGAGGCTCTGGAAGCCATAGGGCTTAGACCGCCCAGGCCCGGCATGGACCCAGTGGAGATCCTCCAGGCCGTGTTGGATGCCTCTGAGCCAGGCAGGGTTACCCTGGTGTTCACCAGGAGTATCCGGATGGCTGAGAGGCTCTACCGGAGCCTTCTTGAAAGGCTTCCCCCCGGGAAGCGTGGCCTAGTCGGCATACACCATCACCTCGTGTCGAAGGAGAAACGCGAACAGCTGGAGGCGGCGGCGAGGGAGGGCCGGGTAGCGCTGATAATTACTGTGAGGACGCTAGCCCAGGGAATAGACATAGGTACGGTGTACCGGGTCGTACATGTAGGGCTTCCTGCCGACCTGAGAGAGTACATGCAGAGGGAGGGCCGCAAGGGCCGCCGGAAAGAACTAGGCGTAACGGAGTCCATAGTTATTCCCTCCGGTCTCTGGGATAGAAAGCTCCTCGAGACCGGTAGTAGTGCGCTACGCGAGTGGCTTGGCTTGCCCCTCGAGAAGCTATACATAAACCCGTCAAACGCCTACGCTACGATATTCAAGGCTATGTGGAGGCTTCTCCGCGGTCTAGAGCTGAGCAGTGATGAAGAGAAGCTTCTTCGTAAATTCGGTTTCGTAGAGGAGTACACTACTGCGCTCGGCGAGCGGAGGCTAACGCTGAGCAAGAGGGGTAAGGCGTTTTGGAACGACATAGGCTTCTACGAGCACGGCCCACCGTATGGGTATCGGAAGGTACTCGTGCGTGGCGACCGCGAAATAGTACTCCGCGGCGAGGAAGCATCGCTCCGCGATGTTGTGGAGAAGTATCAGCCGGGAGCCTTCGACCCAATGACGGAGGCTCTAGTGGTGCGTGTCGAGCCGCGGGAGTACCGTGTCTACGAGGAGCCCGTTGAGGATGCAGTAGCTGGCCACGAGTGGTTGGCGAGGGCGGCAGCTAGGTACGAGGATATTAAAAAGGCATGGGGCGAGGCACCAAGGCTAGCTGATGACATCCGCTATGGCAGAGTTACAGCAGCCATAGTGCTCAATGTTTCGGCACCAACGTCTGGCTTTGGTGAGCTTGTAGAGGAGCCTATCGAGGTCGAGTGGCTCGTTGAGAGTGCAAGGCCGAGGCTGTCGAGGACACCTAATGGTGTGAGGGTCTACCATGAGGTTGCAAGTATAGAGCTTAACGCGCCGGTGGCTGGCCGCTACCGCGACTACACCTATGGCTACGTCTTCGAGGCACCGGGCACCCTCCGGGCCGAGGACTTGAGGCTCGGACTAGCCCTACTCATAGTCTACCTCCGGCTCGACGAGCGCTACTCGATACCCCTAGGCCTCCTCCGCTACCGCGTCGTGTCAGCTGGACCTATCAAACTCGTACACCTCTGGGAGAGGGAGGCGGCAGGGCTTCTTGACAAGCTTGACTGGCTGGAGGTGGCTGAGAATGTTGAGAGATACGAGCTGCCCGGCATAGCGCTCCCCCTCATAGCTGCTGTTGACCCTGTGTCTGCGCTGAGGATTATGCGTGGCGAGGTAAGCCTCGAGAGCGCGAAGAGGCTGGCAGCCCAGGTTGCAAGGGTTATTGCTGGAAGCGAAGTGCTACGTGCCGGCGAGGTTGTGGTCGAGTACCCGAGGCCGAGTAGGAGCCACGGGATAACCAGTATAGCAGCCGTATACGAAACCATAGACTCCAGTGCTGGCTCAGCTGTTGTGGCTGCTGTGGCTAGCTTTGATGGCGAGGAACCCCGAATAGACGTTATCAAGGGCAGGGTTTCGCTCGATTCGGCGTCGGAGATAGCTCACCGAGTACTAGCCCACATTGACCGTGCCCTTTCTCAGGGCATGACGATATACTACTATGGTAGGGAGCAGCGCGACCTCCTCATAGAATGCTTGCGGGAAGCTACATGGGTGTAA
- a CDS encoding diphthine--ammonia ligase, with product MPLACSMFSGGKDSTYALHWAVLHGYDVCCLISIRPRAGWDSMLLHYPGIELTRLQARALRLPLLEYELSTREEADLARVFRDVRRHGCRILVAGALLSDYQRLRFAAAAEEAGLEIMAPLWRKNQEEYMRSLVREGFKILVQSVQAYGLPPSLVGRVLDEDTVEEIIKLARRYGFNPAFEGGEAETLVLDAPLFREELRVYGRVMRLGPDHYFYQIVRAELVPKPSLGGQ from the coding sequence ATGCCGCTTGCATGCAGCATGTTTAGCGGAGGCAAGGATAGCACCTACGCCTTGCACTGGGCTGTGCTACACGGCTACGATGTGTGCTGTCTTATCTCGATAAGGCCTAGGGCTGGCTGGGATAGTATGCTCCTCCATTACCCAGGCATAGAGCTTACAAGGCTCCAGGCTAGAGCGCTGCGGCTCCCGCTGCTTGAGTACGAGCTTAGCACTAGGGAGGAGGCGGATCTGGCTCGCGTGTTTAGAGATGTGCGTAGACATGGTTGCCGAATTCTCGTGGCTGGCGCGCTTCTAAGCGATTACCAGAGACTGAGATTTGCAGCTGCTGCAGAGGAGGCTGGACTGGAGATTATGGCGCCGCTGTGGAGGAAGAACCAGGAGGAGTATATGAGGAGCCTTGTCCGCGAGGGGTTTAAGATCCTAGTGCAGAGCGTTCAGGCCTACGGACTTCCACCAAGTCTCGTGGGGAGGGTTCTCGACGAGGATACCGTCGAGGAGATTATTAAGCTTGCTAGGCGCTACGGTTTCAACCCTGCCTTTGAGGGCGGAGAAGCCGAGACATTAGTCCTTGACGCTCCACTTTTCAGAGAAGAGCTTAGAGTCTATGGGAGGGTTATGAGGCTCGGCCCAGACCACTACTTCTACCAGATCGTGCGTGCAGAGCTTGTCCCTAAGCCCAGCCTCGGGGGGCAGTAG
- a CDS encoding nucleoside phosphorylase: MPRVQPFTRASKGDVSTHVLVTSLEEVYEEAVSKLHEVNERPGRYGFKLATGLIHKVSISIALRPVGPSALAILVEELARLGAKVILHLDTALALSPSLAIGDVVLATAAIKGDGVSKAYAPIEVPAIPDYTLLRHIQQSLEIHNIKTLTGVVWSMDMFYASEQVLEQGVKKYGKIAVALDMDTASLFTVAMSKKLMAASVLVIESSLPKGVERGSLLLEEEREELRRKVLDALGQLIQPILESLTLHVEKMKSLQSMRAGTGHGKGFNSGF, translated from the coding sequence TTGCCGCGTGTCCAGCCGTTTACGCGTGCATCAAAAGGTGATGTGTCCACACACGTGCTTGTAACGAGTCTTGAGGAAGTCTACGAGGAGGCTGTTAGCAAGCTGCACGAGGTTAACGAGAGGCCTGGCAGGTATGGCTTCAAGTTAGCCACGGGGCTGATACACAAGGTTAGTATATCGATTGCACTTCGCCCAGTGGGGCCCTCTGCGCTAGCCATACTCGTTGAGGAGCTTGCTAGGCTTGGCGCAAAGGTCATACTACATCTTGACACTGCCCTAGCACTATCACCATCCCTCGCCATAGGCGACGTGGTACTAGCTACAGCAGCAATAAAGGGTGATGGTGTCTCAAAGGCTTATGCTCCAATAGAGGTGCCAGCAATACCCGACTATACCCTGCTAAGACACATCCAGCAGTCCCTCGAGATACACAATATCAAGACGCTAACCGGTGTTGTATGGAGCATGGATATGTTCTATGCTAGTGAGCAAGTCTTAGAGCAGGGCGTTAAGAAGTACGGCAAGATAGCTGTCGCGCTAGACATGGATACGGCATCTCTCTTCACTGTAGCTATGAGCAAGAAGCTCATGGCGGCATCTGTTCTCGTCATAGAGTCGAGTCTACCAAAGGGTGTTGAGAGGGGCTCGCTACTCCTCGAGGAGGAGCGGGAGGAACTGCGAAGGAAGGTTCTAGATGCTCTGGGGCAGCTGATACAGCCGATACTTGAGTCACTAACACTCCACGTCGAGAAGATGAAGAGCCTCCAGTCAATGAGAGCTGGTACCGGGCACGGCAAGGGCTTCAATAGCGGTTTCTAG
- the speD gene encoding adenosylmethionine decarboxylase: MKTIATIRPRPKPAEGEPRVYGMHVFGNLYECNVETLRDEKRLREIVVEAAKVGNMTLLDVKSWKIGEGVSVVAIVLESHITIHTWPEYAFATVDVYSCGKHTNPEKAFNYIVFALGAKRVERQTATRHLE; the protein is encoded by the coding sequence ATGAAGACTATAGCAACTATACGGCCAAGGCCTAAGCCTGCTGAGGGCGAGCCAAGAGTATACGGCATGCACGTGTTCGGCAACCTCTACGAGTGCAACGTAGAGACTCTCCGTGACGAGAAGCGGCTCCGCGAAATAGTCGTCGAGGCTGCCAAGGTTGGCAACATGACACTGCTAGATGTCAAGAGCTGGAAGATCGGGGAAGGCGTTAGCGTAGTAGCGATAGTCCTTGAAAGTCACATAACAATCCATACCTGGCCGGAGTACGCCTTTGCCACAGTTGACGTTTACAGCTGCGGCAAGCACACCAACCCGGAGAAGGCCTTCAACTACATAGTCTTCGCGCTCGGCGCTAAGAGGGTTGAAAGGCAGACCGCTACTAGGCATTTGGAATAG
- the surE gene encoding 5'/3'-nucleotidase SurE, whose amino-acid sequence MASTAKILVTNDDGIHSPGLRLLYEAVKELGRVYVLAPETPKSASGLGITLHKPLRIGKVKIWGDTMVYITNGTPSDVIYIAIEEFSPRFDVVVSGVNIGDNTSIQVILSSGTIGAAAQAALLGIPGIAFSADIDEASQLEEDRETWENMKRVIRAITSWVLEHGMPEGVDLISVNFPRKVRKDTKVKIAPAARIKFLQKVSVLYDPRGRKYYWLYGTLVEPEPGSDVYVVHVEKAIAITPLSLNVNVKEGEWAAVVENIKPMIQAAESALRAQTSATVSTA is encoded by the coding sequence ATGGCTTCGACTGCTAAGATACTCGTTACTAATGACGATGGCATTCACAGCCCAGGCCTCAGGCTGCTCTACGAGGCCGTCAAGGAGCTTGGCCGCGTCTACGTGCTTGCACCGGAAACCCCGAAGAGCGCCAGTGGCCTCGGCATAACATTGCACAAGCCGCTCCGTATCGGGAAGGTTAAAATATGGGGCGACACCATGGTATATATAACTAATGGTACTCCAAGCGATGTGATTTACATAGCAATAGAGGAATTCTCTCCAAGGTTTGACGTAGTAGTCTCTGGCGTCAACATAGGCGATAACACAAGCATACAAGTCATACTCTCATCGGGCACCATTGGGGCGGCGGCACAAGCCGCACTACTCGGAATACCCGGCATAGCGTTCTCGGCAGACATAGACGAGGCCAGCCAGCTGGAAGAGGATAGGGAGACGTGGGAGAATATGAAGAGGGTGATAAGGGCTATTACGAGTTGGGTACTTGAGCACGGCATGCCAGAGGGGGTTGACCTAATTAGTGTTAACTTCCCGAGAAAGGTGCGCAAAGACACCAAGGTGAAGATCGCCCCTGCGGCGCGGATTAAGTTCCTCCAGAAGGTTAGCGTCCTCTATGACCCCCGTGGCCGGAAGTACTACTGGCTTTACGGTACTCTCGTTGAGCCAGAACCAGGCTCTGACGTCTATGTAGTCCACGTCGAGAAGGCAATAGCGATAACGCCGCTCTCGCTAAACGTCAATGTAAAGGAGGGCGAGTGGGCAGCAGTGGTCGAAAACATTAAACCCATGATACAAGCTGCAGAAAGTGCGCTCAGGGCACAGACCAGTGCAACAGTAAGCACGGCATGA
- a CDS encoding DUF1152 domain-containing protein gives MCIAESLFEFKPHCVLVVSTGGGGDVTSALVLAGALGRTGVAVVTAVGVWERFVRDPEPGPVPLESLVGVERGEHVARLLRGCYAIRSGRYVLPSACNALRVVDTTVYAVDMWRGSLGIAMALQELAGLHGCDAALVVDVGGDILASGCEKGLWSPLGDSVGLAGVLESGLPAVLAIHGLGADGELSEEELLEKMALVARQKGYRWIRGLDGEDVELLEKLITVVYTEASRMPLLAVKGHYGRLSIRRGTRMVRISLVQAATFFLDAVVAAEYTLAKLVRGTTSLEEARRRLNMAGVYTELDLEEDLRMAGRGDPEAADPVKVREEGRQRLAPCIANRGQLSPEQ, from the coding sequence TTGTGCATTGCTGAGAGCCTGTTCGAATTCAAGCCACACTGTGTGCTCGTAGTCTCTACGGGCGGCGGTGGTGATGTAACGTCGGCACTGGTGCTAGCCGGAGCACTTGGGAGGACTGGCGTCGCGGTGGTGACAGCTGTTGGGGTCTGGGAGCGATTTGTACGCGATCCAGAGCCGGGCCCCGTACCGCTTGAAAGTCTCGTTGGTGTAGAGCGTGGAGAGCATGTTGCGAGGCTGCTGAGGGGCTGCTATGCCATACGCTCTGGAAGGTATGTACTCCCCTCGGCATGTAACGCGCTGAGGGTTGTCGATACTACAGTCTATGCGGTGGATATGTGGAGAGGCTCGCTTGGTATAGCAATGGCGCTTCAAGAGCTTGCAGGACTTCACGGTTGCGATGCAGCACTAGTAGTCGATGTTGGTGGTGACATACTTGCATCTGGCTGCGAGAAGGGCCTATGGAGTCCCCTGGGCGATAGTGTGGGTTTAGCTGGTGTGCTTGAGTCTGGGCTCCCGGCAGTACTAGCTATACATGGTCTAGGAGCTGATGGAGAGCTCTCGGAGGAGGAGCTGCTAGAGAAAATGGCTCTGGTCGCGCGCCAAAAGGGTTACCGATGGATCCGTGGTCTTGACGGGGAGGATGTAGAGCTACTTGAGAAACTGATCACCGTTGTATATACTGAAGCAAGTCGCATGCCACTACTAGCAGTCAAGGGTCACTATGGCAGGCTTAGTATCCGGCGGGGTACACGGATGGTGCGCATAAGCCTGGTGCAAGCTGCAACGTTCTTCCTCGACGCTGTTGTGGCTGCTGAGTATACCCTTGCAAAGCTTGTCCGGGGCACTACGAGCCTCGAGGAGGCGAGACGGAGGCTAAACATGGCTGGTGTCTATACGGAGTTAGACCTCGAGGAAGACCTACGCATGGCTGGCCGAGGCGACCCGGAGGCGGCGGATCCGGTGAAGGTGCGGGAGGAGGGACGCCAGAGGCTAGCTCCATGCATAGCTAATAGGGGGCAGCTCTCCCCCGAACAGTAG